The following proteins come from a genomic window of Canis lupus dingo isolate Sandy chromosome 20, ASM325472v2, whole genome shotgun sequence:
- the PCSK4 gene encoding proprotein convertase subtilisin/kexin type 4 isoform X7: MRPARTALWLRLALALGLALVGPLPVGWSSARAPIYVSSWAVRVSQGYREAERLARKFGFVYLGQIFPDGQYFHLRHRGVVQQSLTPHWGHCLRLKKDPKVQWFEQQTLRRRVKRSVVVPTDPWFPKQWYMNNKVQPDLNILQVWSQGLSGQGVVVSVLDDGIEKDHPDLWANYDPLASYDFNDYDPDPQPRYTPSDENRHGTRCAGEVAAMANNGFCGTGVAYNARIGGVRMLDGTITDVIEAQSLSLQPQHIHIYSASWGPEDDGRTVDGPGILTREAFRRGVTKGRGGLGTLFVWASGNGGLHYDNCNCDGYTNSIHTLSVGSTTQNGRVPWYSEACASTLTTTYSSGVATDPQIVTTDLHHQCTDKHTGTSASAPLAAGMIALALEANPFLTWRDMQHLVVRASRPAQLQAEDWRTNVSHHYGYGLLDARLLVDMARTWLPTQPQQKCVVRIVHTPTPILPLTQVRKNVSACAGRANYIRSLEHVQVQLSLSYSRRGDLEISLTSPMGTRSTLVAIRPLDVSGQGYNNWIFMSTHFWDEDPRGLWTLGLENKGYYFNTGTLYRYTLLLYGTAEDMTARPPGPQVTSSACVQRDTEGLCQECHSSAYTLGHLCLSYCPPRYCKHTQQAVTGGPGRPATPALHVCSSCRASCCPCRGGSPLNCTACPPSYSLREHRGSCSGPVPPNSPPQPTAVGHPRCHRGRAQAVVLTLLAVAFGSPLLCRILYRLPAARWGPPRRWGHPRHPPRSSCCLEPRDI, encoded by the exons atgcgGCCCGCCCGGACTGCGCTCTGGCTGCGCCtagccctggccctgggcctggccctcGTTGGCCCCCTGCCTGTGGGGTGGTCCTCGGCCCGGGCCCCCATCTATGTCAGCAGCTGGGCCGTGAGGGTGTCCCAGGGTTACCGGGAGGCCGAGCGCCTGGCGCGCAAATTCGGCTTCGTCTacctggggcag ATCTTTCCTGACGGGCAGTACTTCCACCTGCGGCATCGGGGCGTGGTCCAGCAGTCCCTGACCCCACACTGGGGCCATTGCCTGCGCCTGAAGAAAGACCCCAAG GTGCAGTGGTTTGAGCAGCAGACGCTCCGGCGGCGGGTGAAGCGCTCGGTGGTGGTACCCACGGACCCCTGGTTCCCCAAGCAGTGGTACATG AACAACAAGGTGCAGCCGGACCTGAACATCCTGCAGGTCTGGAGTCAGGGGCTGTCGGGCCAGGGCGTGGTGGTCTCTGTCCTGGACGACGGCATCGAGAAGGACCACCCGGATCTCTGGGCCAACTAC GACCCCCTGGCCAGCTACGACTTCAATGACTACGACCCAGACCCCCAACCGCGCTACACGCCCAGTGACGAGAACCG GCACGGGACCCGCTGCGCTGGGGAAGTGGCAGCGATGGCAAACAACGGGTTCTGCGGCACTGGCGTTGCCTACAATGCCCGAATTGGAG GCGTGCGCATGCTGGACGGCACCATCACAGACGTCATCGAGGCCCAGTCGCTGAGCCTGCAGCCGCAGCACATCCACATCTACAGCGCCAGCTGGGGCCCCGAGGACGACGGCCGCACGGTGGACGGCCCGGGCATCCTCACCCGGGAGGCCTTCAGGCGCGGCGTGACCAAG GGCCGCGGTGGGCTGGGCACGCTCTTCGTCTGGGCATCGGGCAACGGCGGCTTGCACTACGACAACTGCAACTGTGACGGCTACACCAACAGCATCCACACGCTCTCGGTGGGCAGCACCACCCAGAACGGCCGCGTGCCCTGGTACAGCGAGGCCTGCGCCTCCACGCTCACCACCACCTACAGCAGCGGCGTGGCCACTGACCCGCAGATC GTCACCACAGATCTGCACCACCAGTGCACGGACAAGCACACGGGCACCTCGGCCTCAGCCCCGCTGGCTGCGGGCATGATTGCCCTGGCTCTGGAGGCCAA cccattCTTGACATGGAGGGACATGCAGCACCTGGTGGTCCGCGCGTCGAGGCCAGCACAGCTCCAGGCCGAGGACTGGAGGACCAACG TGAGCCACCACTATGGCTATGGGCTGCTGGACGCCAGGCTGCTGGTGGACATGGCTCGAACGTGGCTGCCCACACAACCCCAGCAGAAATGCGTCGTTCGGATCGTCCACACCCCCAC CCCCATCCTGCCACTGACGCAAGTGAGGAAGAACGTGTCGGCCTGCGCGGGCCGCGCCAACTACATCCGCTCCCTGGAGCACGTGCAGGTGCAGCTGTCTCTGTCCTACAGCCGCCGGGGGGACCTGGAGATCTCGCTCACCAGCCCCATGGGCACCCGCTCCACGCTCGTAGCCATCAG aCCCTTGGACGTCAGCGGCCAAGGCTACAACAACTGGATCTTCATGTCCACCCACTTCTGGGACGAGGACCCGCGGGGCCTGTGGACCCTGGGCCTGGAAAACAAAGGCTACTATTTCAACACGG GGACGCTGTACCGCTACACGCTGCTGCTCTACGGGACTGCCGAGGACATGACGGCGCGGCCCCCGGGCCCCCAGGTGACCAGCAGCGCGTGTGTGCAGCGGGACACAGAGGGGCTGTGCCAGG AATGCCACAGCTCTGCCTACACCCTGGGCCACCTCTGCCTTTCCTACTGCCCTCCGAGGTACTGCAAGCACACCCAGCAGGCGGTGACCGGCGGGCCTGGGCGCCCGGCCACACCCGCGCTGCACGTCTGCTCCAGCTGCCGcgcctcctgctgcccctgccgCGGCGGCTCGCCGCTCAACTGCACCGCCTGTCCCCCGTCGTACTCGCTGCGTGAGCATCGGGGCTCCTGCTCGGGACCTGTGCCTCCCAACAGCCCCCCCCAGCCCACCGCAGTCGGCCACCCCAGGTGCCACCGTGGCCGTGCCCAGGCTGTGGTATTGACGCTGCTGGCCGTGGCCTTCGGGAGCCCCTTACTGTGCCGCATCCTCTACAGGCTGCCCGCCGCCAGGTGGGGGCCTCCCCGGCGCTGGggccacccccgccacccccccaggTCCAGCTGCTGTCTGGAACCTAGAGACATCTGA
- the PCSK4 gene encoding proprotein convertase subtilisin/kexin type 4 isoform X9, translating to MRPARTALWLRLALALGLALVGPLPVGWSSARAPIYVSSWAVRVSQGYREAERLARKFGFVYLGQIFPDGQYFHLRHRGVVQQSLTPHWGHCLRLKKDPKVQWFEQQTLRRRVKRSVVVPTDPWFPKQWYMNNKVQPDLNILQVWSQGLSGQGVVVSVLDDGIEKDHPDLWANYDPLASYDFNDYDPDPQPRYTPSDENRHGTRCAGEVAAMANNGFCGTGVAYNARIGGVRMLDGTITDVIEAQSLSLQPQHIHIYSASWGPEDDGRTVDGPGILTREAFRRGVTKGRGGLGTLFVWASGNGGLHYDNCNCDGYTNSIHTLSVGSTTQNGRVPWYSEACASTLTTTYSSGVATDPQIVTTDLHHQCTDKHTGTSASAPLAAGMIALALEANPFLTWRDMQHLVVRASRPAQLQAEDWRTNVSHHYGYGLLDARLLVDMARTWLPTQPQQKCVVRIVHTPTRRGDLEISLTSPMGTRSTLVAIRPLDVSGQGYNNWIFMSTHFWDEDPRGLWTLGLENKGYYFNTGTLYRYTLLLYGTAEDMTARPPGPQVTSSACVQRDTEGLCQECHSSAYTLGHLCLSYCPPRYCKHTQQAVTGGPGRPATPALHVCSSCRASCCPCRGGSPLNCTACPPSYSLREHRGSCSGPVPPNSPPQPTAVGHPRCHRGRAQAVVLTLLAVAFGSPLLCRILYRLPAARWGPPRRWGHPRHPPRSSCCLEPRDI from the exons atgcgGCCCGCCCGGACTGCGCTCTGGCTGCGCCtagccctggccctgggcctggccctcGTTGGCCCCCTGCCTGTGGGGTGGTCCTCGGCCCGGGCCCCCATCTATGTCAGCAGCTGGGCCGTGAGGGTGTCCCAGGGTTACCGGGAGGCCGAGCGCCTGGCGCGCAAATTCGGCTTCGTCTacctggggcag ATCTTTCCTGACGGGCAGTACTTCCACCTGCGGCATCGGGGCGTGGTCCAGCAGTCCCTGACCCCACACTGGGGCCATTGCCTGCGCCTGAAGAAAGACCCCAAG GTGCAGTGGTTTGAGCAGCAGACGCTCCGGCGGCGGGTGAAGCGCTCGGTGGTGGTACCCACGGACCCCTGGTTCCCCAAGCAGTGGTACATG AACAACAAGGTGCAGCCGGACCTGAACATCCTGCAGGTCTGGAGTCAGGGGCTGTCGGGCCAGGGCGTGGTGGTCTCTGTCCTGGACGACGGCATCGAGAAGGACCACCCGGATCTCTGGGCCAACTAC GACCCCCTGGCCAGCTACGACTTCAATGACTACGACCCAGACCCCCAACCGCGCTACACGCCCAGTGACGAGAACCG GCACGGGACCCGCTGCGCTGGGGAAGTGGCAGCGATGGCAAACAACGGGTTCTGCGGCACTGGCGTTGCCTACAATGCCCGAATTGGAG GCGTGCGCATGCTGGACGGCACCATCACAGACGTCATCGAGGCCCAGTCGCTGAGCCTGCAGCCGCAGCACATCCACATCTACAGCGCCAGCTGGGGCCCCGAGGACGACGGCCGCACGGTGGACGGCCCGGGCATCCTCACCCGGGAGGCCTTCAGGCGCGGCGTGACCAAG GGCCGCGGTGGGCTGGGCACGCTCTTCGTCTGGGCATCGGGCAACGGCGGCTTGCACTACGACAACTGCAACTGTGACGGCTACACCAACAGCATCCACACGCTCTCGGTGGGCAGCACCACCCAGAACGGCCGCGTGCCCTGGTACAGCGAGGCCTGCGCCTCCACGCTCACCACCACCTACAGCAGCGGCGTGGCCACTGACCCGCAGATC GTCACCACAGATCTGCACCACCAGTGCACGGACAAGCACACGGGCACCTCGGCCTCAGCCCCGCTGGCTGCGGGCATGATTGCCCTGGCTCTGGAGGCCAA cccattCTTGACATGGAGGGACATGCAGCACCTGGTGGTCCGCGCGTCGAGGCCAGCACAGCTCCAGGCCGAGGACTGGAGGACCAACG TGAGCCACCACTATGGCTATGGGCTGCTGGACGCCAGGCTGCTGGTGGACATGGCTCGAACGTGGCTGCCCACACAACCCCAGCAGAAATGCGTCGTTCGGATCGTCCACACCCCCAC CCGCCGGGGGGACCTGGAGATCTCGCTCACCAGCCCCATGGGCACCCGCTCCACGCTCGTAGCCATCAG aCCCTTGGACGTCAGCGGCCAAGGCTACAACAACTGGATCTTCATGTCCACCCACTTCTGGGACGAGGACCCGCGGGGCCTGTGGACCCTGGGCCTGGAAAACAAAGGCTACTATTTCAACACGG GGACGCTGTACCGCTACACGCTGCTGCTCTACGGGACTGCCGAGGACATGACGGCGCGGCCCCCGGGCCCCCAGGTGACCAGCAGCGCGTGTGTGCAGCGGGACACAGAGGGGCTGTGCCAGG AATGCCACAGCTCTGCCTACACCCTGGGCCACCTCTGCCTTTCCTACTGCCCTCCGAGGTACTGCAAGCACACCCAGCAGGCGGTGACCGGCGGGCCTGGGCGCCCGGCCACACCCGCGCTGCACGTCTGCTCCAGCTGCCGcgcctcctgctgcccctgccgCGGCGGCTCGCCGCTCAACTGCACCGCCTGTCCCCCGTCGTACTCGCTGCGTGAGCATCGGGGCTCCTGCTCGGGACCTGTGCCTCCCAACAGCCCCCCCCAGCCCACCGCAGTCGGCCACCCCAGGTGCCACCGTGGCCGTGCCCAGGCTGTGGTATTGACGCTGCTGGCCGTGGCCTTCGGGAGCCCCTTACTGTGCCGCATCCTCTACAGGCTGCCCGCCGCCAGGTGGGGGCCTCCCCGGCGCTGGggccacccccgccacccccccaggTCCAGCTGCTGTCTGGAACCTAGAGACATCTGA
- the PCSK4 gene encoding proprotein convertase subtilisin/kexin type 4 isoform X5 gives MRPARTALWLRLALALGLALVGPLPVGWSSARAPIYVSSWAVRVSQGYREAERLARKFGFVYLGQIFPDGQYFHLRHRGVVQQSLTPHWGHCLRLKKDPKVQWFEQQTLRRRVKRSVVVPTDPWFPKQWYMNNKVQPDLNILQVWSQGLSGQGVVVSVLDDGIEKDHPDLWANYDPLASYDFNDYDPDPQPRYTPSDENRHGTRCAGEVAAMANNGFCGTGVAYNARIGGVRMLDGTITDVIEAQSLSLQPQHIHIYSASWGPEDDGRTVDGPGILTREAFRRGVTKGRGGLGTLFVWASGNGGLHYDNCNCDGYTNSIHTLSVGSTTQNGRVPWYSEACASTLTTTYSSGVATDPQIVTTDLHHQCTDKHTGTSASAPLAAGMIALALEANPFLTWRDMQHLVVRASRPAQLQAEDWRTNVSHHYGYGLLDARLLVDMARTWLPTQPQQKCVVRIVHTPTPAGGALTPHAAPSPILPLTQVRKNVSACAGRANYIRSLEHVQVQLSLSYSRRGDLEISLTSPMGTRSTLVAIRPLDVSGQGYNNWIFMSTHFWDEDPRGLWTLGLENKGYYFNTGTLYRYTLLLYGTAEDMTARPPGPQVTSSACVQRDTEGLCQECHSSAYTLGHLCLSYCPPRYCKHTQQAVTGGPGRPATPALHVCSSCRASCCPCRGGSPLNCTACPPSYSLREHRGSCSGPVPPNSPPQPTAVGHPRCHRGRAQAVVLTLLAVAFGSPLLCRILYRLPAARWGPPRRWGHPRHPPRSSCCLEPRDI, from the exons atgcgGCCCGCCCGGACTGCGCTCTGGCTGCGCCtagccctggccctgggcctggccctcGTTGGCCCCCTGCCTGTGGGGTGGTCCTCGGCCCGGGCCCCCATCTATGTCAGCAGCTGGGCCGTGAGGGTGTCCCAGGGTTACCGGGAGGCCGAGCGCCTGGCGCGCAAATTCGGCTTCGTCTacctggggcag ATCTTTCCTGACGGGCAGTACTTCCACCTGCGGCATCGGGGCGTGGTCCAGCAGTCCCTGACCCCACACTGGGGCCATTGCCTGCGCCTGAAGAAAGACCCCAAG GTGCAGTGGTTTGAGCAGCAGACGCTCCGGCGGCGGGTGAAGCGCTCGGTGGTGGTACCCACGGACCCCTGGTTCCCCAAGCAGTGGTACATG AACAACAAGGTGCAGCCGGACCTGAACATCCTGCAGGTCTGGAGTCAGGGGCTGTCGGGCCAGGGCGTGGTGGTCTCTGTCCTGGACGACGGCATCGAGAAGGACCACCCGGATCTCTGGGCCAACTAC GACCCCCTGGCCAGCTACGACTTCAATGACTACGACCCAGACCCCCAACCGCGCTACACGCCCAGTGACGAGAACCG GCACGGGACCCGCTGCGCTGGGGAAGTGGCAGCGATGGCAAACAACGGGTTCTGCGGCACTGGCGTTGCCTACAATGCCCGAATTGGAG GCGTGCGCATGCTGGACGGCACCATCACAGACGTCATCGAGGCCCAGTCGCTGAGCCTGCAGCCGCAGCACATCCACATCTACAGCGCCAGCTGGGGCCCCGAGGACGACGGCCGCACGGTGGACGGCCCGGGCATCCTCACCCGGGAGGCCTTCAGGCGCGGCGTGACCAAG GGCCGCGGTGGGCTGGGCACGCTCTTCGTCTGGGCATCGGGCAACGGCGGCTTGCACTACGACAACTGCAACTGTGACGGCTACACCAACAGCATCCACACGCTCTCGGTGGGCAGCACCACCCAGAACGGCCGCGTGCCCTGGTACAGCGAGGCCTGCGCCTCCACGCTCACCACCACCTACAGCAGCGGCGTGGCCACTGACCCGCAGATC GTCACCACAGATCTGCACCACCAGTGCACGGACAAGCACACGGGCACCTCGGCCTCAGCCCCGCTGGCTGCGGGCATGATTGCCCTGGCTCTGGAGGCCAA cccattCTTGACATGGAGGGACATGCAGCACCTGGTGGTCCGCGCGTCGAGGCCAGCACAGCTCCAGGCCGAGGACTGGAGGACCAACG TGAGCCACCACTATGGCTATGGGCTGCTGGACGCCAGGCTGCTGGTGGACATGGCTCGAACGTGGCTGCCCACACAACCCCAGCAGAAATGCGTCGTTCGGATCGTCCACACCCCCAC GCCCGCAGGAGGGGCCCTCACCCCCCACGCTGCCCCTAGCCCCATCCTGCCACTGACGCAAGTGAGGAAGAACGTGTCGGCCTGCGCGGGCCGCGCCAACTACATCCGCTCCCTGGAGCACGTGCAGGTGCAGCTGTCTCTGTCCTACAGCCGCCGGGGGGACCTGGAGATCTCGCTCACCAGCCCCATGGGCACCCGCTCCACGCTCGTAGCCATCAG aCCCTTGGACGTCAGCGGCCAAGGCTACAACAACTGGATCTTCATGTCCACCCACTTCTGGGACGAGGACCCGCGGGGCCTGTGGACCCTGGGCCTGGAAAACAAAGGCTACTATTTCAACACGG GGACGCTGTACCGCTACACGCTGCTGCTCTACGGGACTGCCGAGGACATGACGGCGCGGCCCCCGGGCCCCCAGGTGACCAGCAGCGCGTGTGTGCAGCGGGACACAGAGGGGCTGTGCCAGG AATGCCACAGCTCTGCCTACACCCTGGGCCACCTCTGCCTTTCCTACTGCCCTCCGAGGTACTGCAAGCACACCCAGCAGGCGGTGACCGGCGGGCCTGGGCGCCCGGCCACACCCGCGCTGCACGTCTGCTCCAGCTGCCGcgcctcctgctgcccctgccgCGGCGGCTCGCCGCTCAACTGCACCGCCTGTCCCCCGTCGTACTCGCTGCGTGAGCATCGGGGCTCCTGCTCGGGACCTGTGCCTCCCAACAGCCCCCCCCAGCCCACCGCAGTCGGCCACCCCAGGTGCCACCGTGGCCGTGCCCAGGCTGTGGTATTGACGCTGCTGGCCGTGGCCTTCGGGAGCCCCTTACTGTGCCGCATCCTCTACAGGCTGCCCGCCGCCAGGTGGGGGCCTCCCCGGCGCTGGggccacccccgccacccccccaggTCCAGCTGCTGTCTGGAACCTAGAGACATCTGA
- the PCSK4 gene encoding proprotein convertase subtilisin/kexin type 4 isoform X11, protein MRPARTALWLRLALALGLALVGPLPVGWSSARAPIYVSSWAVRVSQGYREAERLARKFGFVYLGQIFPDGQYFHLRHRGVVQQSLTPHWGHCLRLKKDPKVQWFEQQTLRRRVKRSVVVPTDPWFPKQWYMNNKVQPDLNILQVWSQGLSGQGVVVSVLDDGIEKDHPDLWANYDPLASYDFNDYDPDPQPRYTPSDENRHGTRCAGEVAAMANNGFCGTGVAYNARIGGVRMLDGTITDVIEAQSLSLQPQHIHIYSASWGPEDDGRTVDGPGILTREAFRRGVTKGRGGLGTLFVWASGNGGLHYDNCNCDGYTNSIHTLSVGSTTQNGRVPWYSEACASTLTTTYSSGVATDPQIVTTDLHHQCTDKHTGTSASAPLAAGMIALALEANPFLTWRDMQHLVVRASRPAQLQAEDWRTNGVGRQVSHHYGYGLLDARLLVDMARTWLPTQPQQKCVVRIVHTPTRPAGGALTPHAAPSPILPLTQVRKNVSACAGRANYIRSLEHVQVQLSLSYSRRGDLEISLTSPMGTRSTLVAIRPLDVSGQGYNNWIFMSTHFWDEDPRGLWTLGLENKGYYFNTGTLYRYTLLLYGTAEDMTARPPGPQVTSSACVQRDTEGLCQGTASTPSRR, encoded by the exons atgcgGCCCGCCCGGACTGCGCTCTGGCTGCGCCtagccctggccctgggcctggccctcGTTGGCCCCCTGCCTGTGGGGTGGTCCTCGGCCCGGGCCCCCATCTATGTCAGCAGCTGGGCCGTGAGGGTGTCCCAGGGTTACCGGGAGGCCGAGCGCCTGGCGCGCAAATTCGGCTTCGTCTacctggggcag ATCTTTCCTGACGGGCAGTACTTCCACCTGCGGCATCGGGGCGTGGTCCAGCAGTCCCTGACCCCACACTGGGGCCATTGCCTGCGCCTGAAGAAAGACCCCAAG GTGCAGTGGTTTGAGCAGCAGACGCTCCGGCGGCGGGTGAAGCGCTCGGTGGTGGTACCCACGGACCCCTGGTTCCCCAAGCAGTGGTACATG AACAACAAGGTGCAGCCGGACCTGAACATCCTGCAGGTCTGGAGTCAGGGGCTGTCGGGCCAGGGCGTGGTGGTCTCTGTCCTGGACGACGGCATCGAGAAGGACCACCCGGATCTCTGGGCCAACTAC GACCCCCTGGCCAGCTACGACTTCAATGACTACGACCCAGACCCCCAACCGCGCTACACGCCCAGTGACGAGAACCG GCACGGGACCCGCTGCGCTGGGGAAGTGGCAGCGATGGCAAACAACGGGTTCTGCGGCACTGGCGTTGCCTACAATGCCCGAATTGGAG GCGTGCGCATGCTGGACGGCACCATCACAGACGTCATCGAGGCCCAGTCGCTGAGCCTGCAGCCGCAGCACATCCACATCTACAGCGCCAGCTGGGGCCCCGAGGACGACGGCCGCACGGTGGACGGCCCGGGCATCCTCACCCGGGAGGCCTTCAGGCGCGGCGTGACCAAG GGCCGCGGTGGGCTGGGCACGCTCTTCGTCTGGGCATCGGGCAACGGCGGCTTGCACTACGACAACTGCAACTGTGACGGCTACACCAACAGCATCCACACGCTCTCGGTGGGCAGCACCACCCAGAACGGCCGCGTGCCCTGGTACAGCGAGGCCTGCGCCTCCACGCTCACCACCACCTACAGCAGCGGCGTGGCCACTGACCCGCAGATC GTCACCACAGATCTGCACCACCAGTGCACGGACAAGCACACGGGCACCTCGGCCTCAGCCCCGCTGGCTGCGGGCATGATTGCCCTGGCTCTGGAGGCCAA cccattCTTGACATGGAGGGACATGCAGCACCTGGTGGTCCGCGCGTCGAGGCCAGCACAGCTCCAGGCCGAGGACTGGAGGACCAACGGTGTGGGGCGCCAAG TGAGCCACCACTATGGCTATGGGCTGCTGGACGCCAGGCTGCTGGTGGACATGGCTCGAACGTGGCTGCCCACACAACCCCAGCAGAAATGCGTCGTTCGGATCGTCCACACCCCCAC CAGGCCCGCAGGAGGGGCCCTCACCCCCCACGCTGCCCCTAGCCCCATCCTGCCACTGACGCAAGTGAGGAAGAACGTGTCGGCCTGCGCGGGCCGCGCCAACTACATCCGCTCCCTGGAGCACGTGCAGGTGCAGCTGTCTCTGTCCTACAGCCGCCGGGGGGACCTGGAGATCTCGCTCACCAGCCCCATGGGCACCCGCTCCACGCTCGTAGCCATCAG aCCCTTGGACGTCAGCGGCCAAGGCTACAACAACTGGATCTTCATGTCCACCCACTTCTGGGACGAGGACCCGCGGGGCCTGTGGACCCTGGGCCTGGAAAACAAAGGCTACTATTTCAACACGG GGACGCTGTACCGCTACACGCTGCTGCTCTACGGGACTGCCGAGGACATGACGGCGCGGCCCCCGGGCCCCCAGGTGACCAGCAGCGCGTGTGTGCAGCGGGACACAGAGGGGCTGTGCCAGG GTACTGCAAGCACACCCAGCAGGCGGTGA
- the PCSK4 gene encoding proprotein convertase subtilisin/kexin type 4 isoform X12, which produces MRPARTALWLRLALALGLALVGPLPVGWSSARAPIYVSSWAVRVSQGYREAERLARKFGFVYLGQIFPDGQYFHLRHRGVVQQSLTPHWGHCLRLKKDPKVQWFEQQTLRRRVKRSVVVPTDPWFPKQWYMNNKVQPDLNILQVWSQGLSGQGVVVSVLDDGIEKDHPDLWANYDPLASYDFNDYDPDPQPRYTPSDENRHGTRCAGEVAAMANNGFCGTGVAYNARIGGVRMLDGTITDVIEAQSLSLQPQHIHIYSASWGPEDDGRTVDGPGILTREAFRRGVTKGRGGLGTLFVWASGNGGLHYDNCNCDGYTNSIHTLSVGSTTQNGRVPWYSEACASTLTTTYSSGVATDPQIVTTDLHHQCTDKHTGTSASAPLAAGMIALALEANPFLTWRDMQHLVVRASRPAQLQAEDWRTNGVGRQVSHHYGYGLLDARLLVDMARTWLPTQPQQKCVVRIVHTPTPILPLTQVRKNVSACAGRANYIRSLEHVQVQLSLSYSRRGDLEISLTSPMGTRSTLVAIRDAVPLHAAALRDCRGHDGAAPGPPGDQQRVCAAGHRGAVPG; this is translated from the exons atgcgGCCCGCCCGGACTGCGCTCTGGCTGCGCCtagccctggccctgggcctggccctcGTTGGCCCCCTGCCTGTGGGGTGGTCCTCGGCCCGGGCCCCCATCTATGTCAGCAGCTGGGCCGTGAGGGTGTCCCAGGGTTACCGGGAGGCCGAGCGCCTGGCGCGCAAATTCGGCTTCGTCTacctggggcag ATCTTTCCTGACGGGCAGTACTTCCACCTGCGGCATCGGGGCGTGGTCCAGCAGTCCCTGACCCCACACTGGGGCCATTGCCTGCGCCTGAAGAAAGACCCCAAG GTGCAGTGGTTTGAGCAGCAGACGCTCCGGCGGCGGGTGAAGCGCTCGGTGGTGGTACCCACGGACCCCTGGTTCCCCAAGCAGTGGTACATG AACAACAAGGTGCAGCCGGACCTGAACATCCTGCAGGTCTGGAGTCAGGGGCTGTCGGGCCAGGGCGTGGTGGTCTCTGTCCTGGACGACGGCATCGAGAAGGACCACCCGGATCTCTGGGCCAACTAC GACCCCCTGGCCAGCTACGACTTCAATGACTACGACCCAGACCCCCAACCGCGCTACACGCCCAGTGACGAGAACCG GCACGGGACCCGCTGCGCTGGGGAAGTGGCAGCGATGGCAAACAACGGGTTCTGCGGCACTGGCGTTGCCTACAATGCCCGAATTGGAG GCGTGCGCATGCTGGACGGCACCATCACAGACGTCATCGAGGCCCAGTCGCTGAGCCTGCAGCCGCAGCACATCCACATCTACAGCGCCAGCTGGGGCCCCGAGGACGACGGCCGCACGGTGGACGGCCCGGGCATCCTCACCCGGGAGGCCTTCAGGCGCGGCGTGACCAAG GGCCGCGGTGGGCTGGGCACGCTCTTCGTCTGGGCATCGGGCAACGGCGGCTTGCACTACGACAACTGCAACTGTGACGGCTACACCAACAGCATCCACACGCTCTCGGTGGGCAGCACCACCCAGAACGGCCGCGTGCCCTGGTACAGCGAGGCCTGCGCCTCCACGCTCACCACCACCTACAGCAGCGGCGTGGCCACTGACCCGCAGATC GTCACCACAGATCTGCACCACCAGTGCACGGACAAGCACACGGGCACCTCGGCCTCAGCCCCGCTGGCTGCGGGCATGATTGCCCTGGCTCTGGAGGCCAA cccattCTTGACATGGAGGGACATGCAGCACCTGGTGGTCCGCGCGTCGAGGCCAGCACAGCTCCAGGCCGAGGACTGGAGGACCAACGGTGTGGGGCGCCAAG TGAGCCACCACTATGGCTATGGGCTGCTGGACGCCAGGCTGCTGGTGGACATGGCTCGAACGTGGCTGCCCACACAACCCCAGCAGAAATGCGTCGTTCGGATCGTCCACACCCCCAC CCCCATCCTGCCACTGACGCAAGTGAGGAAGAACGTGTCGGCCTGCGCGGGCCGCGCCAACTACATCCGCTCCCTGGAGCACGTGCAGGTGCAGCTGTCTCTGTCCTACAGCCGCCGGGGGGACCTGGAGATCTCGCTCACCAGCCCCATGGGCACCCGCTCCACGCTCGTAGCCATCAG GGACGCTGTACCGCTACACGCTGCTGCTCTACGGGACTGCCGAGGACATGACGGCGCGGCCCCCGGGCCCCCAGGTGACCAGCAGCGCGTGTGTGCAGCGGGACACAGAGGGGCTGTGCCAGGGTGA